The genomic region CGCAACGCTTCGGCCACTTTTCCGCTGGCGATCAGCTTGGAGAGACGTTCGAAATCGCCTGACATCGCGCGGTCTTTGTCCACGCTGGGGCAGACGGAGCGGATGGCGGTGTGAGCGGCCAGTCCGCGCTTGCTGGTCTTGAGCGGCGCCAGAAAATCGAGCGCCTGCGCGGCGGCCATGGCCTCGATGGCGAGCACGTGGCGCGTGTTGGCGACGATCTGCTTGAGCTTGATGGCGGCGGTCATGCCCATGGAGACGTAGTCCTCTTTGTTGCCGGAGGTGGTGATGGAATCCACCGAGGCGGGATGGGCCAGCACCTTGTTCTCGCTGGCCAGCGCCGCGGCCGTGACCTGCGCCATCATGAAGCCGGAGTTGAGGCCGGCGCCGGCGGCGAGAAACGGCGGCAGTCCTTCATTGAGCGCGGGATTGACCATGCGCTCCAGGCGGCGCTCGGAAATTCCCGCCAGCGAGGCCAGCGCTATGCCGAGGAAGTCGAGCGCGAAGGCCACTGGTTCGCCGTGAAAATTTCCGCCGGAGAGAATTTCGCTGTGGCTGTCGGATTTGGCGCCTGCATCTTCATGGCGAAGCCCTTCGTTTCGAGGCCCCGGTTTCCGCACAAACACCAACGGGTTGTCCACCGCGGAGTTGACCTCGGTTTCAATCACGCGACGGCAATGGGCCAGTGAGTCGCGCACCGCGCCGTGGACCTGCGGAATGCAGCGCAGAGAATAGGCGTCCTGCACCCGGGCACAATCGCGGTGCGACTCGCGAATGCCGCTGCCTTCGAGCATGCGCCGCAGGTTCTCCGCGGTGCGCACCTGGCCGGGATGCGGGCGGACGGTATGAATGCGGGCATCGAAGGCGACGTCGGTGCCGCGCAGCGCGTCGAGGGTGAGGGCGCCGATCACGTCGGCGGAATCCACCAGAGTCTCCGCCGCGAGCAGCGCCAGGGCGCCGACCGAGAGCATGCCCTGGGTGCCGTTGATGAGCGAGACGGCCTCTTTGGCTTCGAGCACAATGGGCTTAATGCCGGCTTCTTTGAGTGCGTCGCGCGCGGGGATGCGGCCGCCGTGGTAGCCGCCATCTTCGGCCGCGATCATGACTTCGCCTTCGCCGATAAGCGCGATGGCAAGATGCGCGAGGGGAGCGAGATCGCCGCTGGCGCCGACGCTGCCGCGCGCCGGGACCACGGGGTGGACGCGGCGGTTCAGCATTTCGCAGAAGGTATCAATGAGCACGGCGCGCACGCCGGAGAAACCCTTGGCCAGCGAGTTGGCGCGCAGCAGCATCATGGCGCGGACTTCAGGGGCGGAGAGCGGCTCGCCCACCCCGGCGCAATGCGAGCGAATCAGGTTGACCTGCATTTCGCGGATCTGGTCCGGCGGGATGCGCACGTCGGCGAGCTTGCCGACGCCAGTGGTGATGGCGTAGGCGACCTGGTTGCCGGCAACGATAGCGTCAACCACGCCGCGGGCGCGGTCCACGGCTTCGCGGGCGTCGGGCGCGAGCAGGACAGGGCGGTGCTCGTGGACGACTTCGTCCACGTCGGCGAGGGTGAGGTCGTTACCGTTGATGTGAAGAGCTTTCATAAGGGGCAGTTGTCAGGGGTCAGTGCCCAGTACTCAGCCGTGTACTGCTTTTTTCATCGCCTCTCGAAATACATCTGTGTACTTTTGTGGCAGCTCGCGTTTTTTCATTTGCGCGTCAGTCACAATGTGCGTGGTTTCACCTTCCGCCAGTATGGTGTTGTCACTTGGCCGCAGCACTTCGTATCCAAAATGGATCAGCGACTCGCGGACGTTTTTCAAGTGCGTGCGCACAACGATTTCATCATCGTAGCGCGCCGGCGACTTGTAACGGCAGCGCGCATCTACCACGGCGATGAAGCAGCCGTCTTCGGTTTCCATGTCGCGATAAGTGAAGCCCATGGAGCGCAACAGGTCAACCCGGCCAATTTCAAACCAGATGAAGTAATTGGAATGATAGACCACGCCCATCTGGTCGGTCTCGGCGTAGCGCACGCGCAAACGGGATTCGGAGTGATGGCTCATTTGCCGGTCCAGCGCGGCTTGCGCTTCTCGAGAAATGCGGTGACGCCCTCGCGGAAGTCGGCGGTTGTCCGAATGCGGGCATTGTCTTCCACCGCGGCCGCGATCTGCGAGTCCAGCGATTCAGATATAAAACTGTTCACCAGCTTCTTGGTAGCGCGCACGGATGACGGACTGTTCTCGAGCAATTGGTCGGCGAGTTCGCGAGCGCGGGCCATCAGCCGCTCCGGCTCGACTACCTCGTTGACCAGTCCGTAGCGATGGGCTTCAGCGGCGTCGAAGAGGCGCCCGGTCATCAGCAGGTCGCGCGCGATCTTGTGTCCGACCTGCCAGACCAGAATGGAAGAGACGATCGCGGGGACGAAGCCGATGCGTACTTCGGTGTAGCCGAACTTGGCTTCCGGGATGGCGAGCGTGAAGTCGCACATGGTAGCGATGCCCGTGCCGCCGGCGATGGCGGCGCCGTTCACCGCGGCGATGGTGGACTTGGGAAATTCGTAAATGCGGCGGAAGATGCGCGCCATCTTGGCTGAATCCTGAACGTTCTGATCGTGGGTCTTGCCCAGCAGCGACTTTAATTCTTCGAGGTCGAGGCCGGCGCAGAAGGCTTTGCCCGCTCCGGTGACCATCAGCACCTGCGCGGGTGAGCGCTCGACGTCGTCGAGCGCCGACATGAATTCATCAAGCAGTTCGAAGCTGAGAGCGTTCCGCTTCTCGGGACGGTTCAGCGTGACGGTGGCGATGGGGCCGTCGTGCGCGAGTTGGAGGTTCCGGAAAGACATTGGGAATTCGCCGACTACGAATACTTGGCCGCGATTTCTGCCGAGATCTTCAGCAGCGGATCCAGTGACCTGACGATTGGCGGAGGAACTTTACGCTGCTTCAATGCTTCGAGCACGCGCTCGGTGGGAATATTTCCCACCAGCTCGTCCTGTGCGAAAGGACAACCGCCAAGACCCCCGAGCGCGGAATCGAAGCGTCGGCAACCGGCATCATACGCGGCCAGAATTTTGTCCGTCGCCTGCTCGGGCCGGCTGTGCAGGTGAACGCCAACTTCCAGGTAATCGTATTTCGCCAGCACCGCCCCGACCAGCTCGCGGATTTGTTCGGGCGTCGCCACGCCCACGGTATCAGCCAGGGAAATCATTTTTATGTCGGAGGATTCAAGAAGCGCGACTGCCTCGACCACCTCGCCGATGTTCCAGTCATCGCCATAGGGATTGCCGAATGCCATGGAAATATAAACTACCGTGTTGAGCCCGGCTTCGTCAGCTTTCTTCTCGATCTTCTCTAACTCGTCAATGGCGTCTTCCAGAGTCTGATTTTGATTCTTCTGCAGGAATGTAGGCGAGACGGAATAGGGGAAGCCGACAGTGCGGACCGCGTTGGTCGCGATAGCGCGTTCCACGCCTTTTTCATTGACTACGATGGCAATGATTTCAACGTCGTCCGGCGGATCGAGCTCCTCGAGCACTTTTTCCGAATCTGCCATCTGCGGCACGGCTTTTGGCGAGACAAACGAGACAGCATCAATGTGCTTGAATCCGGCGCTCACAAGCGCGTTCAGATAGGCGGCCTTAGTCTCGGTGGGGACCTGTTTCTTCAGGCCCTGCCAGGCGTCGCGCGGGCACTCGATGATCTTGACGGACTCAGCCACTGTTCACCACAGAGACACGGAGGCACGAAGAGATTGGCGAACACTCATGTTTGTAAAACTCCCACTTTGAACTCTGGCACGTCGGGATTGAGCGATGCTGCTTCCAGGGCTTCAATCAACGCCGCACGCGTATCAAGCGGGTCAATGATCTTGTCGATCCAGAGCCGCGCCGCGCCATAGCGCGGATCAGTCTGTTCGTCGTAAGTTTGTTTTACGGAGGCGTAAAGCTCGCCTTTCTCTTCGTCGCTGAGTTTTTTGCCGCCACGCTCGAGTTGCTTGATTTTGATCTCAACCAGCGTGCCCGCGGCGGAATCGCCACTCATCACAGCGTAGCGGGCGGTCGGCCAGGCGAAGACAAATCGCGGATCGTATGCCTTACCGCACATGGCGTAATGTCCGGCGCCGAACGAGCCGCCGATGATCACGGTAATTTTTGGCACTACGGAGTTTGAGACCGCATTCACCATTTTTGCCCCGGCCTTGATGATGCCGCTCCACTCGGCGTCGCGGCCGACCATGAATCCGTTGACGTCGTGCAGAAAGATCAGGGGCACCAGGTTCTGATTGCAGTCCATGATGAAGCGGGCGGCTTTTTCGGCGGACTCGGTGTAAATCACGCCGCCGAATTCCATGCGCTTGTGCCCGGCCTCGTCTATCTGTTGGACGTGCGTTTTCTGATTGGCAACGATGCCGACCGCAAAGCCGCCAATGCGGGCGAAGCCGCAGATCACGGTCTGGCCATACTCAGCTTTGTATTCGTCAAAGCGGCTGCCATCCACGACGCGGGCGATGATTTCTTTCATATCGTAAGGGCGAGCCGGATTGGCTTCGTAGATGCCGTACAGCTCCTCAGCGGCAAAGCGCGGCGCCTCCGGCTTCTTGCGGTCGTAGGGCGATTGGCGACGGTAGCCCATTTTTTCGACGAGAGAGCGGATGCGCGCCAGGCAAGCTTCGTCGTTCAATTCGCGATAGTCAACCGTGCCACTGATTGCGGCATGCATTTTGGCCCCGCCGAGTTCTTCAGCCGAGACCTTCTGGCCGATTGCGGCCTGCACCAGCGCCGGGCCTGCCAGAAAAAGGCCGCTGCCTTCAGT from Terriglobales bacterium harbors:
- the hutH gene encoding histidine ammonia-lyase: MKALHINGNDLTLADVDEVVHEHRPVLLAPDAREAVDRARGVVDAIVAGNQVAYAITTGVGKLADVRIPPDQIREMQVNLIRSHCAGVGEPLSAPEVRAMMLLRANSLAKGFSGVRAVLIDTFCEMLNRRVHPVVPARGSVGASGDLAPLAHLAIALIGEGEVMIAAEDGGYHGGRIPARDALKEAGIKPIVLEAKEAVSLINGTQGMLSVGALALLAAETLVDSADVIGALTLDALRGTDVAFDARIHTVRPHPGQVRTAENLRRMLEGSGIRESHRDCARVQDAYSLRCIPQVHGAVRDSLAHCRRVIETEVNSAVDNPLVFVRKPGPRNEGLRHEDAGAKSDSHSEILSGGNFHGEPVAFALDFLGIALASLAGISERRLERMVNPALNEGLPPFLAAGAGLNSGFMMAQVTAAALASENKVLAHPASVDSITTSGNKEDYVSMGMTAAIKLKQIVANTRHVLAIEAMAAAQALDFLAPLKTSKRGLAAHTAIRSVCPSVDKDRAMSGDFERLSKLIASGKVAEALR
- a CDS encoding thioesterase family protein — its product is MSHHSESRLRVRYAETDQMGVVYHSNYFIWFEIGRVDLLRSMGFTYRDMETEDGCFIAVVDARCRYKSPARYDDEIVVRTHLKNVRESLIHFGYEVLRPSDNTILAEGETTHIVTDAQMKKRELPQKYTDVFREAMKKAVHG
- a CDS encoding enoyl-CoA hydratase-related protein yields the protein MSFRNLQLAHDGPIATVTLNRPEKRNALSFELLDEFMSALDDVERSPAQVLMVTGAGKAFCAGLDLEELKSLLGKTHDQNVQDSAKMARIFRRIYEFPKSTIAAVNGAAIAGGTGIATMCDFTLAIPEAKFGYTEVRIGFVPAIVSSILVWQVGHKIARDLLMTGRLFDAAEAHRYGLVNEVVEPERLMARARELADQLLENSPSSVRATKKLVNSFISESLDSQIAAAVEDNARIRTTADFREGVTAFLEKRKPRWTGK
- a CDS encoding hydroxymethylglutaryl-CoA lyase, producing the protein MAESVKIIECPRDAWQGLKKQVPTETKAAYLNALVSAGFKHIDAVSFVSPKAVPQMADSEKVLEELDPPDDVEIIAIVVNEKGVERAIATNAVRTVGFPYSVSPTFLQKNQNQTLEDAIDELEKIEKKADEAGLNTVVYISMAFGNPYGDDWNIGEVVEAVALLESSDIKMISLADTVGVATPEQIRELVGAVLAKYDYLEVGVHLHSRPEQATDKILAAYDAGCRRFDSALGGLGGCPFAQDELVGNIPTERVLEALKQRKVPPPIVRSLDPLLKISAEIAAKYS
- a CDS encoding acyl-CoA carboxylase subunit beta; protein product: MADRTKPTSDAPSNTLLSTVDPTSKRFETNMRAMAELVTRMRNQEENIREGGGKKSIDNQHSKGRLTARERIARLLDPGTELFELGPYAAWGMYEEWGGAPAAGVVTGLGRIHDRLFMLIVNDATVKAGAFFPMTAKKVIRAQNIAIDNRIPTIYLVDSAGVFLPLQEDVFPDTDDFGRVFRNNAVMSAKGIPQIAAIMGMCVAGGGYLPVMCDHVLMTEGSGLFLAGPALVQAAIGQKVSAEELGGAKMHAAISGTVDYRELNDEACLARIRSLVEKMGYRRQSPYDRKKPEAPRFAAEELYGIYEANPARPYDMKEIIARVVDGSRFDEYKAEYGQTVICGFARIGGFAVGIVANQKTHVQQIDEAGHKRMEFGGVIYTESAEKAARFIMDCNQNLVPLIFLHDVNGFMVGRDAEWSGIIKAGAKMVNAVSNSVVPKITVIIGGSFGAGHYAMCGKAYDPRFVFAWPTARYAVMSGDSAAGTLVEIKIKQLERGGKKLSDEEKGELYASVKQTYDEQTDPRYGAARLWIDKIIDPLDTRAALIEALEAASLNPDVPEFKVGVLQT